Sequence from the Acidobacteriota bacterium genome:
CGGAACCGGCCGCATTCCGCGAACCCGTTCCGCCGGTGGAAACGGATGCTGCCGTCGTTGAGCGAGGAGATGCTGGCCAGGATCGTGTCCACCCCCAGCCGGTGCGCCTCCGCCTCGAAGCGCTCCAGCATCATGCGTCCCAATCCGCGCCCGGTGTGCTCCGGGCGGATGAAGTAGGTCACCTCCGCGGTCCGGGCGAAGGAGTCGGCCGGGTGCCAGCGGCGCAGCATGCCGAAACCGGCCACACTCCCGTCGGGGGCGATCACGGCGACCGACGGATAGCCCTGGGCCAGACCGGCCAGGCGCCGGTAGAACGCTTCGTCCACCGGCGTGGATGGGTAGGCGGCGAAGCTGCTGCC
This genomic interval carries:
- a CDS encoding N-acetyltransferase yields the protein MDAYRLEPLTDAHAGAVTEIFNQFVGSSFAAYPSTPVDEAFYRRLAGLAQGYPSVAVIAPDGSVAGFGMLRRWHPADSFARTAEVTYFIRPEHTGRGLGRMMLERFEAEAHRLGVDTILASISSLNDGSIRFHRRNGFAECGRFRAVGRKFDRDFDVVWMQKRL